The following are encoded together in the Glycine soja cultivar W05 chromosome 5, ASM419377v2, whole genome shotgun sequence genome:
- the LOC114412255 gene encoding probable purine permease 10, whose amino-acid sequence MTTNTIVTQQPQHSRLEKYKRWLRVSLYTILLLAGQCSGTLLVRFYFVKGGKSIWIQTSVQSAGFPILIPLLFHSKKHDKTNVPNNDTSKTKPKLPITFFLYLVFGLMIAAMDLTYACALLYLPLSTFALVCASQLIFNAVLTFFINSQKFTALILNSIIVLTISVTLIALNTESEETKNLSKQKQIIGFFCALGASAIFALHHSLMQFYFEKIIKTETFSTVLSMIFYPMIVGTIGGLVGLLVSGDWRTMGMEMKEFENGSVSYVMTLVCTSVTWQIGCVGMLGLIFEVSSLFSVVISNLELTIAPILAVMVFHDKIYGVKVIAFLLAMWGFLSYIYQHYLDDQKAKEDKSDCLEILKGNGEI is encoded by the coding sequence ATGACCACAAACACAATTGTTACTCAGCAACCTCAACATTCAAGACTCGAGAAATACAAAAGATGGTTGCGAGTGTCCCTTTATACAATCCTTCTTCTTGCAGGCCAATGTTCAGGCACTCTCTTGGTAAGGTTTTACTTTGTCAAAGGTGGTAAAAGCATATGGATTCAAACATCTGTTCAGTCAGCTGGATTCCCTATACTAATTCCACTCCTATTTCACTCTAAAAAACATGACAAAACAAATGTGCCCAATAATGATACCTccaaaaccaaaccaaaactTCCCATCACATTTTTCTTGTACCTAGTTTTCGGCTTAATGATAGCAGCTATGGACCTTACGTATGCATGTGCACTTTTATATCTTCCTCTTTCCACTTTTGCACTAGTATGTGCATCCCAATTAATCTTCAATGCAGTGCTCACTTTCTTCATCAATTCCCAAAAGTTCACTGCATTGATCTTAAACTCTATAATCGTCCTTACCATATCAGTTACCCTGATTGCACTCAATACTGAATCTGAGGAAACAAAGAACCTTTCCAAACAGAAGCAAATAATTGGGTTCTTCTGTGCCCTAGGTGCATCTGCCATATTTGCATTGCATCACTCTcttatgcaattttattttgagaaaattatAAAGACTGAAACTTTTTCTACTGTATTAAGCATGATTTTTTACCCAATGATCGTGGGTACAATTGGTGGCCTTGTGGGATTGCTTGTAAGTGGAGATTGGAGAACTATGGGAATGGAGATGAAGGAATTCGAAAACGGTAGTGTGTCATATGTAATGACTCTGGTTTGTACTTCTGTGACATGGCAGATAGGTTGTGTTGGTATGTTGGGGTTGATTTTTGAGGTATCTTCATTATTCTCAGTTGTAATAAGTAATCTGGAATTGACCATAGCTCCTATCCTTGCTGTTATGGTCTTTCATGACAAGATTTATGGGGTTAAGGTTATAGCCTTCTTGTTAGCTATGTGGGGATTTCTGTCTTATATTTATCAACATTATCTAGATGATCAAAAGGCCAAGGAAGATAAAAGTGATTGCCTTGAGATTTTAAAAGGAAATGGAGAAATTTGA
- the LOC114411086 gene encoding eukaryotic initiation factor 4A-III homolog A-like: MTNKFMTDPVRILVKRDELTLEGIKQFFVAVEREEWKFDTLFDLYDTLTITQAVIFCNTKRKVDWLTEKMRNNNFTVSSMHGDMPQKERDAIMGEFHAGTTRVLITTDVWARALDVQQVSLVINYDLPNNRELYYIHRIGHSGRFGRKDNS, from the exons ATGACAAACAAATTCATGACAGATCCAGTAAGGATCCTTGTAAAACGTGATGAATTGACATTGGAG GGcatcaaacaattttttgttgCCGTTGAAAGGGAGGAATGGAAGTTTGATACCCTCTTTGATCTTTATGATACCCTCACTATCACTCAAGCTGTTATATTCTGTAACACTAAGCGAAAG GTGGACTGGTTAACTGAAAAAATGCGTAACAATAATTTCACTGTCTCATCAATGCATGGTGACATGCCTCAGAAAGAAAGAGATGCTATTATGGGAGAATTTCATGCTGGAACAACCCGTGTACTAATAACAACTGATGTTTGGGCCCGTGCTCTTGATGTACAGCAG GTTTCTCTAGTTATCAATTATGACCTTCCAAATAATCGTGAGCTTTACTACATTCATCGAATTGGCCATTCTGGACGTTTTGGAAGAAAG GACAATTCTTAG
- the LOC114412253 gene encoding methylsterol monooxygenase 1-1-like produces MLPYASIPEAAAALGRNLTFAETLWFNYSAAKSNYFLYCHNILFLFLFLVFSLVPLPLVFLEFKRFSFVSSHKIQPKVHLSLTETFKCYKDIMHMFFLVVGPFQLISYPSIQRITPITGSIGFCTTIGGTRRFTASTMSTMHPLDSSRPMLTGSRS; encoded by the exons ATGCTCCCCTACGCTTCCATCCCAGAGGCCGCGGCGGCGCTAGGCCGCAACCTCACCTTCGCGGAGACCCTCTGGTTCAACTACTCCGCCGCCAAGTCCAATTACTTCCTCTACTGCCACAACATTttgttcctcttcctcttcctcgtctTTTCCCTTGTCCCCCTCCCCCTCGTCTTCCTCGAATTCAAGCGCTTCTCCTTCGTCTCTTCCCACAAGATCCAACCAAAAGTCCACTTGTCCCTCACCGAAACCTTCAAGTGCTACAAAGACATCATGCACATGTTCTTCCTCGTCGTCGGCCCCTTCCAACTCATCTCTTACCCTTCCATCCAA AGGATTACACCAATTACTGGATCCATAGGTTTCTGCACAACGATTGGGGGTACGAGAAGATTCACCGCGTCCACCATGAGTACCATGCACCCATTGGATTCGTCGCGCCCTATGCTCACTGGGTCGAGATCTTGA